A genomic segment from Vibrio panuliri encodes:
- a CDS encoding cupin domain-containing protein → MNPFFIADEQPWEELGDGIKRKIVAYTDDLMAVHVCFDKGAIGTAHTHEIHDQIGYVVNGSFAAEVDGQKQILKKGDAFIARKHLLHGAVALEQDSVLLDIFNPAREDFLK, encoded by the coding sequence ATGAATCCATTCTTTATTGCAGATGAACAACCATGGGAAGAGCTAGGAGATGGTATTAAGCGAAAAATTGTTGCTTATACTGACGACTTAATGGCCGTTCACGTATGCTTTGACAAAGGTGCAATCGGCACCGCACATACTCATGAGATTCACGATCAAATTGGTTACGTTGTGAATGGTAGCTTTGCCGCTGAAGTTGATGGTCAAAAGCAAATCCTTAAAAAAGGGGATGCGTTTATTGCACGTAAGCACCTACTTCACGGAGCTGTCGCTTTAGAACAAGACAGTGTGTTACTCGATATTTTTAATCCAGCTCGTGAAGACTTCCTTAAGTAA
- the kdgK gene encoding 2-dehydro-3-deoxygluconokinase produces the protein MKNINIAIIGECMVELQKKDGQLRQTFGGDTLNTAVYLSRLTKAHKVKTSYVTAVGNDPFSKEMLEAWQAEGIDTDLVLTVDQKQPGIYYIETDGSGERYFHYWRSDSAAKFLFEQNESPELVDKLYDYQAVYLSGITLAILTDEGKTQLFGFLERYKAQGGQVIFDNNYRPKLWKHREEAQSWYLKILKLTDIALLTFEDDQLLFGDEHIEQCVERTRSLGVNEVVIKRGSEACLVVTADEQQYVAPNRVDNVIDTTAAGDSFSAGFLAKRLLGGHASESAYTGHCMAGSVIQHKGAIIPLDVMPNIQL, from the coding sequence ATGAAAAATATCAATATTGCAATCATTGGCGAATGTATGGTTGAGCTACAGAAAAAGGATGGTCAGCTCCGTCAAACGTTTGGTGGTGACACATTAAATACTGCGGTTTACTTGTCTCGTCTCACAAAGGCACACAAGGTTAAAACAAGCTATGTTACCGCAGTGGGTAATGACCCTTTTAGTAAAGAAATGCTTGAAGCATGGCAGGCAGAAGGTATTGATACTGACTTAGTGTTAACGGTTGATCAGAAGCAACCGGGTATTTACTACATCGAAACCGATGGATCAGGCGAACGTTACTTCCATTACTGGCGTAGTGATTCTGCGGCTAAGTTTTTATTTGAGCAGAATGAATCTCCGGAACTGGTAGATAAGCTCTATGATTATCAGGCGGTCTACTTGAGTGGTATCACTCTAGCGATCTTGACTGACGAAGGGAAAACACAGCTTTTCGGTTTCTTAGAGCGCTACAAAGCACAGGGTGGTCAGGTAATCTTTGATAATAATTACCGCCCTAAACTCTGGAAGCATCGCGAAGAAGCACAATCTTGGTACTTAAAGATCCTCAAACTCACTGATATCGCGTTGCTCACTTTTGAAGATGACCAACTGCTGTTTGGCGATGAGCATATCGAGCAATGTGTCGAGAGAACGCGCTCATTGGGTGTGAATGAAGTGGTCATCAAGCGTGGTAGCGAAGCGTGCTTAGTAGTGACCGCTGATGAGCAGCAATATGTTGCCCCTAATCGTGTTGATAATGTTATCGATACAACTGCTGCAGGTGATTCATTCAGTGCCGGTTTCTTAGCCAAAAGACTGCTCGGTGGTCATGCGAGTGAGTCTGCATATACAGGACACTGTATGGCAGGCTCTGTTATCCAGCATAAGGGCGCCATCATTCCTTTAGACGTAATGCCTAACATTCAACTTTGA
- a CDS encoding bifunctional 4-hydroxy-2-oxoglutarate aldolase/2-dehydro-3-deoxy-phosphogluconate aldolase, whose protein sequence is MTTLNQQLEQLKVIPVIAINKVEDAIPLGRALVENGMPCAEITFRTECAVEAIRAMRSEFPEMLIGAGTVLTNEQVDQAIDAGVDFIVSPGFNPRTVQYCLDKNVAIVPGVNNPSLVEQAMEMGLRTLKFFPAEPSGGVAMLKALTAVYPVKFMPTGGVSLSNVDQYLSVPSVLACGGTWMVPTDLIDQGKWDELGQLVRDAVNHVA, encoded by the coding sequence ATGACGACTTTAAACCAACAACTCGAACAGTTAAAAGTGATCCCTGTTATTGCTATCAATAAGGTTGAAGATGCAATTCCTTTGGGACGTGCATTGGTTGAAAATGGTATGCCTTGCGCTGAGATTACTTTCCGCACTGAATGTGCCGTTGAAGCGATTCGTGCAATGCGATCGGAGTTTCCAGAAATGCTGATCGGTGCTGGTACTGTTCTCACCAACGAGCAAGTCGACCAAGCGATTGACGCGGGCGTGGACTTTATTGTCAGTCCGGGCTTTAACCCTCGTACGGTACAGTACTGCTTAGATAAAAACGTGGCGATTGTTCCGGGAGTCAACAACCCAAGTCTAGTGGAACAGGCGATGGAAATGGGGCTGCGCACGCTTAAATTTTTCCCAGCTGAGCCATCAGGTGGTGTCGCAATGCTTAAAGCATTGACGGCAGTTTATCCAGTGAAATTTATGCCAACAGGCGGTGTCAGTCTATCAAATGTTGACCAATATCTATCGGTGCCTTCAGTATTGGCTTGTGGTGGGACATGGATGGTGCCTACAGATCTGATTGATCAAGGAAAGTGGGACGAGCTGGGTCAACTCGTGCGTGATGCTGTTAATCACGTCGCGTAA
- a CDS encoding sodium:solute symporter family transporter, which produces MTIDTLVVLAYFLFLIAIGWMFRKFTTSTSDYFRGGGKMLWWMVGATAFMTQFSAWTFTGAAGRAFSDGFVVVILFLANAFGYFLNYLYFAPKFRQLRVVTAIEAIRQRFGKTSEQFFTWAGMPDSLISAGIWLNGLAIFVAAVFNIPMEATIVVTGLVLMLMAVTGGSWAVVASDFMQMLVIMAVTITCAVAAYFQGGGIGNIVANFKGDFMLGNNLNYVSIFVLWVVFIFVKQFGVMNNSINAYRYLCAKDSENARKAAGLACVLMIVGPIIWFLPPWYVAAFMPDFIDQYGSVGGDAAYLAFVQNVMPAGMVGLLMSAMFAATMSSMDSGLNRNAGIFVMNFYSPIVRPQASQKELVVVSKLTTIMMGFIIIGIGLFINSLRHLSLFDIVLNVGALIGFPMLIPVLLGMWIRRTPDWAGWATLIVGGFVSYIFGISLQAEDVERLFGLEQAFTAREWADLKVGLSLAAHVIFTGGFFLLTTRFYKGLTPEREKEVDQLFENWNTPLVADSEEQQNLDTKQRGMLGKLISVAGFGILAMALIPNEPTGRLLFILCGSIVLSVGVLLVNAAKGNTRPKVLADTNNG; this is translated from the coding sequence ATGACTATTGATACTCTTGTTGTTCTCGCCTACTTCCTGTTCTTAATTGCGATTGGTTGGATGTTCCGTAAGTTCACCACCTCTACCAGCGATTATTTCCGTGGAGGTGGTAAGATGTTGTGGTGGATGGTGGGTGCCACCGCGTTTATGACACAGTTTTCAGCATGGACGTTTACAGGTGCCGCAGGACGCGCATTCAGCGATGGATTCGTTGTTGTCATCCTCTTCTTAGCCAATGCATTTGGCTACTTCTTAAACTATCTCTATTTTGCGCCAAAGTTCCGTCAACTACGAGTAGTGACGGCGATTGAAGCGATTCGCCAGCGCTTTGGCAAAACTTCTGAGCAGTTCTTTACTTGGGCAGGTATGCCAGACAGCTTGATTTCTGCAGGCATTTGGCTCAACGGTCTCGCTATTTTTGTTGCGGCGGTATTCAACATCCCGATGGAAGCGACCATTGTTGTCACTGGTTTGGTACTGATGTTAATGGCAGTAACAGGTGGCTCATGGGCAGTTGTTGCTTCAGATTTTATGCAGATGCTGGTTATCATGGCTGTTACGATTACCTGTGCGGTTGCCGCTTATTTCCAAGGTGGTGGTATTGGTAACATTGTCGCGAACTTCAAAGGTGACTTTATGTTGGGTAACAACCTCAACTACGTCAGCATCTTTGTGTTGTGGGTGGTGTTTATCTTTGTCAAACAGTTTGGCGTTATGAACAACAGCATCAATGCTTACCGCTATCTATGTGCAAAAGACAGTGAAAATGCTCGTAAAGCAGCCGGCTTAGCATGTGTGCTTATGATTGTCGGTCCGATTATCTGGTTCTTGCCACCTTGGTATGTTGCAGCCTTTATGCCTGATTTTATCGACCAGTATGGTTCGGTAGGGGGAGACGCTGCGTACCTAGCCTTTGTACAGAATGTGATGCCAGCAGGTATGGTTGGTCTGCTTATGTCGGCGATGTTTGCTGCCACGATGTCATCAATGGATTCAGGCCTAAACCGTAACGCTGGTATTTTTGTGATGAACTTCTACAGCCCTATTGTGCGCCCGCAAGCGTCACAAAAAGAGTTGGTAGTGGTGAGTAAGTTAACCACGATTATGATGGGTTTCATCATCATTGGTATCGGTTTGTTTATTAACTCACTACGTCACCTAAGCTTGTTCGACATTGTTCTTAACGTTGGTGCACTTATTGGCTTCCCAATGTTGATTCCTGTTCTACTGGGTATGTGGATTCGCCGCACACCTGATTGGGCAGGGTGGGCTACGCTAATCGTCGGTGGCTTTGTCTCTTATATTTTCGGTATTTCGTTGCAAGCGGAGGATGTCGAGCGTCTATTTGGTCTTGAGCAGGCATTTACTGCACGTGAATGGGCTGATTTGAAAGTAGGCTTGAGCTTAGCTGCGCATGTGATTTTCACCGGTGGTTTCTTCTTACTAACAACGCGTTTCTACAAAGGCTTGACGCCAGAGCGTGAAAAGGAAGTGGATCAGTTGTTTGAAAACTGGAACACACCTTTGGTTGCAGACAGTGAAGAACAGCAAAACCTAGATACAAAACAACGTGGTATGTTGGGTAAACTGATCAGTGTTGCCGGCTTTGGTATCTTGGCAATGGCACTGATTCCGAATGAACCAACTGGTCGACTGCTGTTTATCTTGTGTGGCTCTATCGTCCTATCTGTCGGTGTGCTGTTGGTCAATGCTGCCAAAGGCAATACACGCCCCAAGGTGTTAGCTGACACCAACAACGGTTAG